The following nucleotide sequence is from Bacteroidota bacterium.
CTTTACATTTTCCAAAATAAAAGCCTTGGGCTTTTTATGTTTAATAATCCGTGCAATGTCAAAAAAGAGAGTACCACGAATATCGTTAAAACCTTGCATTTGTCCAATAATGCTGAATGGTTGGCATGGAAAACCTGCAAATAAAATGTCGTGGTCAGGAATATCTTTTTCGTCAACTTTAGTAATATCACCCGCTGGACGGTGTCCAAAGTTCGCTTCATAACTATCTTGACAGAATTTATCAATATCAGACGAAAACACACATTCTGGAATAAGGTTGTTTTCAATACAAGCTTGGTCCATTGCTGTCCTAAAGCCACCAATCCCACAAAACAGGTCTATAAATTTTAGTTTTTCCATAAATCACAATTCACATATAATCCACAAATTTAAATTTTTATGGCATCAAATCAATATAATTCTTGTACAAATATATCAGTCATTTTATCAACCGAAAACCTTGCTTCGGAGCGGTTTCTTGCAATTGCGCCTAACGGTATAAATATGGGTCGTTTGGCATTTTGGAGCACTCACCTGTCAAACCCCCACATGATTCATTAATTGTTACCATGCTCAAAATTAGCACTTTCCGCCAAATGACCTATATTTTTTGTTGGGCAACGTTTTATCTCCCATTAAAATCTATATCCAATAGATAGTTTCAAGTAAACAGGGAAAGAAAATCTTCGCAACCATTTCATTTCATCATAAGGGTTATCATGTATTTCTAAACCTGAAGTGTATGCGATACTTAAAAGAACAGAGGGATCAAATATGATTCGATCTCCAAATTTATAACCTATTCGACCTCCAAGAGAAAAAATATTCCCTTTATCCGAATCATAGAAATTATAAGTTCCTTCTTCATAATCATAATATTTCTCTTTAACGAAGTAATGTTTGTAGAAAAGACCAGAATAAAACCCTAAAGGACTACTTTTTCGGTTGGAATAATATTCTCTGAATTCAAAGGTCAAAGCAAATGAGTTTGTTTCAATTTTATGTAAAGGAATATTATTACTAAATGTCTCAGAGGAAGCTAATCTACCCTTTTCCAAAGAAATAAGTAACGATCTATCATTGCTCAGTCCTCTTTCATATTGTAAATCAAAATAGTAAAGTGTAGAAGGAGCATTTTGAGAGTTTGATAAAATGGGATAAAGTGTAAAACCAAGAATGTCTGTCATAAAGACATTATCCTGAGAATATGTTTGTTGAGAGTACAGAAATATTATTAATACTATCGATATTTTTTTACTCATACTTCATATACATTTAATAATTCAAATAAATAAGTTTCATATTTAATTAATAATTCCTACTAAAATCTGAGTATATAAGTTGAGGCTTCTTAAACCTAAATTTCAGCATGCCATAAAATACCCTCCATTGTGTCTTTTTCTTTTTAACGCCAGATTATCAGTACAAAAGCCTTATTGAAATTATCATTTTCCAACCTATTAACACTTCAAATATAGCATTCAATAAATAAATCAAGCTACTTAGGACTCTTTGAATCTCTATTCTTGTGTAGAATTCCGACTAACATTAAGCCTTATTATTGATTATGAGTTGTTTATATATATTGGCAATTATCCACATTTTAATCACCTTTTCAATTCCCACATTTGTCGTAAGCAATTGAAATTTATCGGTTACTCTGATGTGGGGAATGTTGCCCAACGCCCAGCAGTATGCGCAGTGCGGGAATTTTGAAATGCCCGACTGTCAGAACTACTGAATGTTAATTGCTTGTACATGGCTCAAATATAGCAAAACAACCCGTATTGCGTATAATGCTTGTTGTGCATAGTTTTTATTCGACTATCAAGTTTCTGTACTTTGGATATCTCACCGTATATTTTAATTCAAATTCCTTTTTATCAGTGGGGTTTAATTCAAATTTCCATTTTATTTCTCCACTCTCAGAATCTTGCAATGCACCAGAAGTATTCTGAACATCAACCTCTATTTCCTCGATTGTAGAAACTGGAACTTGGTCAAGGATAATCATATGTATTGCTTGATTTTTGTTGTTTTTAACGGTTGTTTTCCAAGCACGAGTTTCTTCCTTTTTATTTCCAATAAGCTGTTTGTTAGTAAAATCCTTAATTTTTTCTCGATTTACCGATACTTTTTTATCCCGACCTAAGGATATTTCCAATGTATCAGATGCATACCGAACATCCATGAGTGTTTTACCTACATATGTATCCTCGAAGAAGACATTCGCTTCACCTTCCAATAAGTTATATTTTTCCCAATCTACAACGTTTGCAATCAAGAAGGCATCTTTATCAACTTTAGGTACACAATAATATTGGTAAAATGCAGGTAAATCATAGAATTCCATGTCGACCGTATAATTTTTATTATCAGATTTAATAGTATACGGTGCGTTGATTTCAAAATCAACGGTTGTTTGATTCTCAACTTGTGATGTTGGTATAGCCAAACTGCTTGTACCTCTGATATTGATAGAATTATCTACGCTAACACCAGCTACTTTGCCTTGTAAAGCACTGGTTATAGATCCTTTTTTCTGGGTACCATATCCAATTACGACTACTTCCTGTAGTTCCATTTCACTTTCTTCTAATGAAACATTCATCACAGTGTTTGAAATAGGTAAAGTCTTTGAATTATAACCTATGAAAGAAAATGTCAACTGGCTTGAATTGTTAGGAATTGTAATTGAATAATTTCCGTCTAAGTCTGTTACCGTTCCAATTGTAGTGCCTTCAACAACCACATTGGCTCCTGGAAGAGGTT
It contains:
- a CDS encoding mucoidy inhibitor MuiA family protein → MKAINILLLSLIFSNLFSQEILEKEVKTEVNEVTVFLDGAQIVRKKTVELTKGKSILKFVNLSPFIDAKSVQVKAEGELTVLSVNHQQNYLDKLEKSAELTDLEKQLETIEENIKIENTYLTIIKEELTFLQENRNIGGKNEQVNVSNLQQASDFYSNKLTSLKMKEIERNKTLKTLNEQKNDLQNQIKTLTSKKDYPTGEILVKVDAKNTNKFSLELTYLVANAGWFPSYDIRAKNINEPVQLIYKANVKQDTKVDWSNVKLKFSSANPNVSGVAPELQTYFLNYNTLPPTYKLTTNSVSGKIVDSNGEPLPGANVVVEGTTIGTVTDLDGNYSITIPNNSSQLTFSFIGYNSKTLPISNTVMNVSLEESEMELQEVVVIGYGTQKKGSITSALQGKVAGVSVDNSINIRGTSSLAIPTSQVENQTTVDFEINAPYTIKSDNKNYTVDMEFYDLPAFYQYYCVPKVDKDAFLIANVVDWEKYNLLEGEANVFFEDTYVGKTLMDVRYASDTLEISLGRDKKVSVNREKIKDFTNKQLIGNKKEETRAWKTTVKNNKNQAIHMIILDQVPVSTIEEIEVDVQNTSGALQDSESGEIKWKFELNPTDKKEFELKYTVRYPKYRNLIVE